The Streptomyces achromogenes DNA segment GTGCTGGTCGCCCAGGGGTTGTCCAACGGGGAGATCGCGGCCCGGCTGGTGCTCTCCGAGGCGACCGTCAAGACCCATGTGGGACGCATCCTCACCAAGCTCGGCCTGCGCGACCGCGTCCAGGTCGTGGTGCTGGCCTACGAAACGGGTCTCGTCCGGGCCGGCGGCCACTAGGGCGTGTCCCGCCCTTCGTCACGGGCACGGCTCGGGGCCTCTCGTTCGGATCGGGCCGGGCTCGCACTAGGGTCTGGGGATGCTTCTGTGGATCAACGGCCCCTTCGGCGGGGGCAAGACGCAGACCGCCTACGAGATCCGGCGCCGTCTGCCCGGCAGCGTGGTGTGCGACCCCGAGCACGCCGGGTTCGGTCTGCGCCGCATGCTGCCGCCGGACCTGCGCGGTGACTTCCAGGACCTCGCGTCCTGGCGGCAGGGCGTCGTCGAGGTCCTTGACCTCGCACTCCGCAAGCACGACGGCGTGGTCGTCGCCCCGATGACCGTCACCGACCCGGTGTACTTCGCCGAGACCGTCGGCAGGCTGCGCGAACTCGGCCACGACGTGCGTCACTTCACGCTTCTCGCCCGACGGGAGACCATCCTGCGACGGCTGCGTGAACGCGGACCGGGGCACCTCCTGGGGTTCGCCGTGGGAAGGAACGCGGGGCTGCGCCGGGAGACCTGGGCCGTCGGGCGGCTCGACCACTGCCTGGAGCGCCTGCGCGAGCCGGAGTTCGCCGAACACCTGTGGACGGACCACACGACGGTGCCGAAGACGGCCGACCGCGTCGCCGTCCTGGCCGGTCTGACGCTCAGGCCCCACACCGGGGGCGCGCTGCGGACGCGGCTGCGGCAGGCCGGCGTGGGCCTGAGGCACATCCGGTTCGACTGACCCTCCGGACAGCCCGCTAGCGGAGGATCCCTTCCAGGAAGTCGCTGCCCAGCCGGGCCACCACCGCGACGTCGA contains these protein-coding regions:
- a CDS encoding AAA family ATPase, which gives rise to MLLWINGPFGGGKTQTAYEIRRRLPGSVVCDPEHAGFGLRRMLPPDLRGDFQDLASWRQGVVEVLDLALRKHDGVVVAPMTVTDPVYFAETVGRLRELGHDVRHFTLLARRETILRRLRERGPGHLLGFAVGRNAGLRRETWAVGRLDHCLERLREPEFAEHLWTDHTTVPKTADRVAVLAGLTLRPHTGGALRTRLRQAGVGLRHIRFD